From Fulvivirga lutea:
GCCTGGAGGCCAGCCGATGAATTTAAATCTCACATGGATAACTGGATTTCCCGTTTTAGAGAAACAAAGGCCATTGAAGGTAAGAAGGTATTAATACCAGGTGATCCAGAAAGAGAGTTTGAAGCTAAAAGAATAAAAGAGGGAATCCCTCTAAATTCAAAAGTGGTGGCTGATTTGCAGGAGTTGGCTGAAAAGTTTGGTGTTAAACTTTAGCTTAAAATCCCAAGGTTACCCCAATTCTAAACACCCATGGGCTGTTATAAGGTGATTTATCTTCATCATAGAGTACATTATACAATGCTGCGATATTGAAACCAGCATTTCTACCTAATGGTTGAAAATAACCGCCACCTACAAATGCCCCCGGAACCCACTCTCTTCTTGATGAGCCATCATTAATATTGAAAAATTCAAGGCTCAAATTTTCATACTCTGCCTGTGCATAGAATTGCTCTTGAATATTATGCCTAGCAAAGAGACGGTAACCATAAATGTTAGTTTCAAAATCTTCAAAATTGTCAAATTCTCTTTTGAAGTAAATATAGGTGATGCCCAGACCTGCCGAGAAGTCATCAGTAAATCGGTACCCGACTAAAGGTGAAATTTCAATGTTTGTAATTGTTCCAAATTGAAGCCCAAGATTACCCCCAAAATAAATTCTATCAGATAGTTTATCACCATCTAATTCATTCCCTGTCTGAGCTAAAGATGCATATGACATCAAAGCAAAGACAAATAGAACAGCGTATTTTTTCATTCCTCTTCTTCGATAATAAATAAGTCTTCTGACTCTTTTTTCATGAGGTACTTCTCGCGTGCGAATTTCTCCAGTTTTTTCTTGCTACTAAAAAGCTCCTCACGCTCCTGCTTTACCTCAGTAATTTTCTCTAGATAATACGCTTTTTGGTCTTCAAGGTTCTTCCTTTTTTGATTCAATTTGTATTGGGTGTAGATATCGTTTGAATCAATAAAAAGCATCCAGATTAAAAAGAAAATACCAAACAAGAAGTAAAAGTTTCTGCTAAATCTTGGAATTTGCATTGTATGATAGTTTAAAAAATATGTTTGAATATAAGAATAAATACGATTTTCTAAAAAAAGCCGGCTGAAGAACCGGCTTTTTAGATATGTAATCGTACAGTATACTCTACTTTTTAGGGAAGTAAGCTACTTCACCCAATTCCTCTTCAATTCTTAGTAATTGATTGTACTTGGCCATTCTATCAGAACGAGATGCAGAGCCTGTTTTAATCTGGCCTGCATTAGTAGCAACTGCGATATCAGCAATTGTTGCATCCTCAGTCTCTCCTGATCTGTGAGAAATTACTGCCGTAAATCCTGCTTTATGAGCCATTTCTATAGCGTCTAATGTTTCAGACAGCGTACCAATCTGATTTACTTTTATCAATATTGAGTTAGCCGATTTCTCTTCGATTCCTCTTTTTAAGAATTTAACATTCGTTACAAAAAGGTCATCACCCACTAGTTGACATTTATCTCCAATCTTGGCAGTTAACATCTTCCAGCCTTCCCAATCATTTTCATCACAGCCATCTTCGATTGAATCAATTGGATATTTATCTACTAATTCAGCCAAATAAGCAACTTGCTCTTCTTTAGATCTAACAGCACCACTCTCACCTTCGAACTTTGCGTAGTTGTATTTTCCATCTTCATAAAACTCTGATGAAGCACAGTCTAATGCAATAGTAATATCTTTACCAGGAGTATAGCCTGCTTTCTTTATCGCATCAAGAACACTGTTAAGCGCTTCTTCCGTACCACCCGAAAAATTAGGAGCAAACCCTCCTTCATCACCTACGGCAGTGCTAAGTCCTTTTTCTTTTATGATAGCCTTCAGGTTATGAAATACTTCCGTACCCATTCTAATTGCTTCACTAAAAGTAGGCGCGCCTACTGGTCGAATCATAAATTCCTGAAACGCTATTGGTGCATCAGAATGTGATCCTCCATTGATTATGTTCATCATTGGCACTGGTAATGTCGCTGCATTTGTGCCACCTATATATCTGTATAAAGGTAATCCAAGCTCAGCAGCAGCAGCTTTAGCAACGGCTAAAGAAACACCTAATATAGCGTTGGCACCGAGTTTAGCTTTATTAGGTGTACCATCAGCTTCTATCATTATTCGATCAATCAACTTTTGATCAAATACTGAAAAACCGATTAACTCCTCAGCCAAGTCGCCATTTACATTTTCAACAGCCTTTAATACGCCTTTACCTAAGTATTTTGATTTATCACCATCTCTAAGTTCCACTGCTTCATTTTCACCTGTTGAAGCGCCTGATGGTACTGCTGCTCTTCCTAAAATTCCGTTTTCTGTAACTACATCAACTTCAATAGTTGGGTTTCCTCTAGAATCAAGGATTTGCCTTGCATATATGCTTTCTATTAAACTCATCTTTTATTTTTTAGATTTCATTAATTCAATAAATTGATCGAATAGGTATCTGCTATCATGTGGTCCTGGAGAAGCTTCAGGGTGATACTGCACTGAAAATGCGTTCTTACCTTTTACTTTGATACCTGCCACAGTATCATCATTTAAATGGCGGTGAGTAACTTCTACTTTATCAGATTTCTCTATGTCTTCAGCAGAAACCACAAACCCATGATTTTGGGATGTAATCTCACTTTTACCTGTTCCTAAATTTAATATTGGATGATTTAAACCTCTATGGCCGTGGTGCATTTTATATGTACCAATGCCACAGGCTCTGGCTAAGATTTGATGACCTAAACATATGCCAAATAATGGTTTATCTTCCTTGAGTATTTCTTTTACTGTTTCCACAGCATAATCCATTACGGATGGGTCACCAGGTCCGTTGGATATAAAATAACCATCAGGATTGAAAGATTTAAGATCTTCGAATGTAGATTTTGCAGGGAAAACTTCACAATAAACACCTCTTGAAATAAGGTTCTTTAATATGCTGTTTTTAATACCTAAATCTAATACAGCAACTTTGAATTCAGCATTTTCATCTCCCAGTTTCTTTCTTTCCTTAGTACATACTTTAGAAGAAAGTTCCAGACCATCCATAGAAGGGACTTTTGCAAGTTCTTTTTTAAGTTCATCAGGGTTCAATTCAGAAGAAATAATCGCATTCATTGCTCCTTTACTTCTAATATGCCTAACAAGCATTCTTGTGTCAATATCTGCTATGCCTGTAACCTCATGCCTTTCTAAATACTGCTGGAGACTTTCATTTGATCTTTGTCTACTGGCTATCGGAGAATAATCATTAACAACAATTCCGCTTATTTTAGGATAGTCAGACTCATTTTCATCCTCAATAACCCCATAGTTTCCTATGTGCGAATTAGTATTAACAATTATTTGGCCCGTATAAGATGGGTCTGTGTAAATTTCCTGGTAGCCAGTCATGCCCGTATTAAAGCATATTTCACCACCTTTTGTTCCATTTTTACCTATTGCTGTACCTTCAAAAAGAAGACCATCTTCAAGTAACAGATAGGCTTTTTGTTTCGTGGTTGTATCCATTAAATTTAGTTTGGTGCAAAAATAAAAAAAGGGATTAGATATAAATCCAATCCCTTCTATTTTTTAGAAATTCAACGTTTTAGTTGTCTTTCTCTTCATCCTTTTTCTCTTCTTTAGCTTCTGCCTTAGGTTCTTCTGCCTTTGGCTCTTCCTTCGCTTCTTCAGCTTTAGCTTCTACTTCTTCTACAGCTTCCGCCTTTGGCTCTTCTTTCTTCTCAGATTTTGCTTCCGTTGCTTCTGCTTTAGGAGCATCGTCCTTCTTGCTGCTTCCACCTCTTCGGCTTCTTCTAGTCTTAGATTTCTTAGCCCCCTTCTCTTCAAGCATCAACTCATTGTAGTCAACTAACTCAATGATACACATGTCTGCATTATCACCAAGTCTGTTTCCTAACTTAAGAATTCTTGTGTAACCACCTGGTCTGTCAGCAATTTTAGTTGCTACTTCATCAAATAGTTCTTTAACAGAATCTTTATCGTTTAAGTAAGAGAAAACAACTCGTCTAGAGTGTGTAGTGTCATCTTTAGCTTTTGTAAGGATAGGCTCTACATATTTTCTTAACGCTCTTGCTTTTGCTACTGTAGTAGTGATTCTCTTGTTTGAAATCAATGAAGAGGCCATATTAGAAAGCATTGCACTTCTATGAGGAGCAGTTCTTCCTAAATGATTAAATTTCTTACCGTGTCTCATTGCTTATTATTCTTCATCAAGTTTATACTTGGATAGATCCATACCGAAAGTAAGGTTCTTATCCTGAACTAATTGCTCAAGTTCAGCTAATGACTTTTTACCAAAGTTTCTGAACTTCATCATATCAGAAATTTCTAATCTTACTAGATCGCCTAAAGTTTTTACATCAGCCGCCTTTAAGCAATTGTAAGCTCTTACTGATAAGTCTAAATCGTTAAGTTGAGTTTTCAACAACTTACGCATGTGAAGCATCTCTTCATCCACTTGCTCAATTTCACCAGCTCTCTCAGTTTCTAATTCGATAGACTTGTCAGAGAACAACATGAAATGCTGAATAAGTATGTGAGCAGCACCTTCTAATGCTTTCTCAGGATGAATTGATCCATCAGTTTCAATATCTAAAACTAACTGCTCATAGTCAGTTTTCTGCTCTACCCTTGTATTCTCAACGCTGTATTTCACATTTTTGATAGGTGTGAAGATCGCATCGATTGGAATAAATCCGAATACTTGCTCAGCAGGTTTGTTTTCTTCAGCAGGTAAATAACCTCTTCCTTTGTCAACAGATAATTCGATTTCGAAATCAACTGAATCATCAAGATTACAGATTACTAAATCTGGGTTAAGTACTTCAAAAGCAGAAGTGAAATTAGAAATATCACCAGCTTTGAATTCCTTTTGATTTTTTATTGAAACTGTAATTTTATTATCAAAAGAATCTCCGATTTTCTTAAATCTTACCATTTTAAGGTTTAAGATAATTTCAGAAACATCTTCTACAACACCTTCTATCGTTGAGAATTCGTGTAACACACCAGGAACTTTAATTCCTGTAATGGCATGACCCTCTAAAGAAGAAAGTAAAATTCTTCTTAGGGCATTACCAATAGTTACACCGTACCCTTTTTCAAGAGGTTTAAATGTGAAGATACCATGAAAGTCATCCGCCTTTTCCATGGCGACCTTATCTGGCATTTGGAATGCTAAAATTGACATATTAGTATTAGCTTTAATTGTTGTAGTCCCGATAAAAGATCGGGACTAGTAAATATTTTATTTCGATTACTTAGAGTAAAGTTCAACGATTAGCTGCTCGTTAATGTTCTCAGGAATATCATCACGCTGAGGAACAGAAACTACCTTTCCAGCTAATTCACTAGCATCAAACTCTAACCAAGGGAATCTTTTGGCTCCGTTTGTTGCAAGGCTATCAGTAACAGCTTCTAATGATTTAGAACGCTCTCTAACCGCTACAACATCTCCGATTCTTAAAGAAACAGAAGGAACATTTACGATTTCACCATTTACAGTGATGTGCTTGTGTAGAACTAATTGTCTTGCAGCTCTTCTAGTAGGAGCAATACCTAATCTGAATACTGTGTTATCCAATCTAGCTTCAAGCATTTGCAATAGGATTTCACCAGTTACACCAGATTTTCTAGAAGCTTTCTTGAATATGTTAGCAAATTGCTTCTCTAATACACCGTAAGTGTATTTAGCCTTTTGCTTTTCCATTAACTGGATAGCATATTCAGATTGCTTTCTTCTTCTGCTTCTACCATGTTGGCCCGGAGGGTATGCTTTTTTAGCAACCGCCTTGCTTGGACCAAATATTGGCTCATTAAATCTTCTAGCAATTTTCGCTTTCGGACCTCTGTATCTTGCCATTTCTTATTCTTTCTTAATAGATAATATTATACTCTTCTTCTTTTAGGAGGTCTACATCCATTGTGTGGTAATGGAGTAACATCCTTAATCATAGTAACTTCAATACCAGTATTTTGGATAGTACGGATAGCTGATTCTCTACCTGCACCAGGGCCTTTTACTAGTACTTCTACTTTTCTTAAACCAAGATCATAAGCTTTTTGAGCGCAATCTTGTGCTGCCATCTGAGCTGCATATGGAGTGTTCTTTTTAGAACCTTTGAATCCCATTTTACCGGCTGATGCCCATGATATCACCTGACCAGTTGTATTAGTCATTGATATGATGATGTTATTGAACGAAGCTTTGATATGCGCTTGACCAATAGCCTCTACAGCTACTACACGCTTTTTTGCTTTATCTTTTCTTTTCTGTGCCATCGTTAATTACACTATTTATTATTTAGTAGCTTTTTTCTTGTTAGCTACAGTCTTTCTCTTACCTTTTCTTGTTCTAGAGTTGTTCTTAGTTCTTTGTCCTCTAACCGGAAGACCTTTTCTATGTCTAAGACCTCTGTAACAACCGATATCTAACAATCTTTTGATACTAAGTTGAACTTCTGACTTAAGAACACCTTCTACTTTGTGATTCTCACTGATAATGTTACGAATCGCTGTAGATTCGTCATCAGTCCAATCTTGTGCTTTTTTGTTAGGATCCACCCCAGCCTGCTCAAGAATATTTTGCGCTGTACTTCTTCCTATACCAAAAATATAGGTAAGGGCAATTACGCCTCTTTTATTATCTGGAATATCAACTCCTGCAATACGTGCCATAACTTAGCCTTGTCTTTGTTTAAACCTTGGATTCTTTTTATTAATTACGTAGACCTTCCCATTTCTTCTGATCACTTTGCAATCAGCGCTACGTTTTTTAACAGATGCTTTAACTTTCATCAGTATCTTATTTATATCTATAAACTATTCGTCCCTTTGTTAAATCGTAAGGCGACATTTCTAACTTCACTTTGTCACCCGGTAAAATCTTAATATAGTTCATTCTCATTTTGCCAGATATATGCGCAATTACTTCGTGTCCATTTTCTAACTCAACTCTAAACATTGCGTTAGATAATGCTTCTGTAATTGTACCATCTTGCTCAATAGACTGCTGTTTTGCCATATTAAAACTTAAAGTTTTCTTCTATATATTTATGGGTCGTTAAGACCTCAGTTCCTTCTTTAAATATTGCTACTGTATGTTCAAAGTGGGCAGATGGTTTCCTATCTGCTGTTCTTATTGTCCATCCATCGTCTTCCTGAACTACACTTTTAGAACCCAGATTAATCATAGGCTCAATTGCTATAACCAATCCATCATTTAGTTTAGGTCCTCTACCAGGTTTACCATAATTTGGCACTTCCGGACTTTCATGAAGTTCTTCTCCTATTCCGTGCCCCACTAACTCACGAACAATACCATACCCAAATGGTTCCACATGTTTTTGAATAGCGCTGGCTATATCACCAATTCTATTTCCACACACAGCTTTTTCAATACCTTTATAAAGCGACTCTTTTGTCACTTTCAAGAGCTTTAACGTTTCGTCATTCACTTTTCCTACTGGGTAAGTGTAAGCTGAATCGCTATGAAACCCTTTGAAGAAGACACCACAATCAACTGATATAATGTCACCTTCTTTTAATTCATAATCGCTTGGAAATCCGTGAACTACGTTCTCATTTAATGAAATACATAGTGACGCAGGAAATCCGTTGAAATTTTTAAATGAAGGTACTCCTCCATGATCTCTTATGAACTCTTCTGCAATTCTGTCAAGCTCAATGGTTTTAACACCTGGCTTAACATGCTTTGCAACTTCACCGTGCGCTTTTCCTAAAATTTGCGCACTTTCTTTTATTAGTTCTACTTGCTCTCTAGTCTTGTAATGAATCATTATCTGAACTAGGCAGCAGCAATTTGAGATCGTCCTTTTACTTTTCCGGACTTCATCATTCCTTCATAATGTCTCATCAACAAATAACTTTCTATTTGTTGCAAAGTATCAAGAATTACACCCACCATAATGATCAATGATGTTCCGCCAAAAAACTGAGCGAAATTACCACTTACACCAGCTTGAACAGCAAATGCAGGTAGTATAGCAACGATTGCCAAGAATATTGATCCTGGTAATGTAATTTTTGTTAAAATCTGATCTATGAATTCAGAAGTTTGCTTTCCAGGCTTAATACCAGGAATAAAACCTCCATTTCTTTTCAAATTATCAGCTATGTCATTAGGGTTAACAGTAATAGCCGTGTAAAAGAATGTAAAAACAAGTATTAACAAACCAAACACTAAGTTATACTGCCAGCTGTAAGGGTCAGCAAAAGTACTTCCAATATATGCCCCGATATCACTATCTTGCCATAAACCGGCAATCATTGATGGAATGAACATTAATGCCTGAGCAAAAATGATAGGCATTACACCTGAAGCATTCACTTTTAATGGAATATAATCTCTTTTACCACCGTACAACTTGTTACCAATAACTTGCTTTGCATACTGAATAGGTATTCTTCTCGCAGCCTGTGTTAGCATTACTGTTGCCATTACCACGAAGAATAATGCCACAATTTCCAACACAAACATAAGAGCTCCACTCATGCCTCTTGTCATCATTTCACTTACGATTGATCCAGGAAACCTAGATATGATACCAATCATAATAAGCATAGAAATACCGTTTCCAATACCCTTATCGGTGATTCTCTCACCTAGCCACATACAGAACATGGTTCCCGCAACCAAGATTACCATTGAAGCAACCTGGAAAAATGCAGCTGAATACATGATAGCTTCAGCAGGTATCGTTACAGCTAAGTAACTACCGCCTTGAGCTGCTGTAATAGCTATTGTTAAAAATCTCGTGATTTGAGTTAATCTTTTTCTTCCAGATTCACCTTCCTTTTGAAGCTTTTGGAAGTAAGGTACAGCCACTGTCAACAACTGAATAACAATTGAGGCAGAAATATAAGGCATAATACCTAGAGCAAAAATCGAAGCCCTACTAAATGAACCTCCTAAAAAGGTATTTAAAAGATCGAATATACCACCAGTAGCTCCACTACCTAATGCATCTGGATCAACTCCGGGAAGCACGATGAATGAACCTAATCTGAAAATCATCAAGAACCCAATAGTATTAAGGATTCTGATTCTCAGATCTTCAATTGAAAATATATTCTTTATAGTAGTAAAAAACTTCTTCATAATTACAACGTAGTTGCTTTACCGCCAGCAGCTTCTATTGCTTTAGCTGCAGTTGCTGAAAAAGCATGAGCCGTAACATCTACTTTAGACTTTAACTCTCCGTTTCCTAATATTTTAACAACATCATTCTTATGAGCCAATCCATTGTCAACCAATAATTGAAGATCGATTGCTTTCGCTTTAGTTTTGCCTACAAGCTCTTCTAAAGTGCTAAGATTGATTGCTCTGTATTCAATTCTGTTAGGAC
This genomic window contains:
- a CDS encoding FtsB family cell division protein → MQIPRFSRNFYFLFGIFFLIWMLFIDSNDIYTQYKLNQKRKNLEDQKAYYLEKITEVKQEREELFSSKKKLEKFAREKYLMKKESEDLFIIEEEE
- the eno gene encoding phosphopyruvate hydratase, translated to MSLIESIYARQILDSRGNPTIEVDVVTENGILGRAAVPSGASTGENEAVELRDGDKSKYLGKGVLKAVENVNGDLAEELIGFSVFDQKLIDRIMIEADGTPNKAKLGANAILGVSLAVAKAAAAELGLPLYRYIGGTNAATLPVPMMNIINGGSHSDAPIAFQEFMIRPVGAPTFSEAIRMGTEVFHNLKAIIKEKGLSTAVGDEGGFAPNFSGGTEEALNSVLDAIKKAGYTPGKDITIALDCASSEFYEDGKYNYAKFEGESGAVRSKEEQVAYLAELVDKYPIDSIEDGCDENDWEGWKMLTAKIGDKCQLVGDDLFVTNVKFLKRGIEEKSANSILIKVNQIGTLSETLDAIEMAHKAGFTAVISHRSGETEDATIADIAVATNAGQIKTGSASRSDRMAKYNQLLRIEEELGEVAYFPKK
- the carA gene encoding glutamine-hydrolyzing carbamoyl-phosphate synthase small subunit; the protein is MDTTTKQKAYLLLEDGLLFEGTAIGKNGTKGGEICFNTGMTGYQEIYTDPSYTGQIIVNTNSHIGNYGVIEDENESDYPKISGIVVNDYSPIASRQRSNESLQQYLERHEVTGIADIDTRMLVRHIRSKGAMNAIISSELNPDELKKELAKVPSMDGLELSSKVCTKERKKLGDENAEFKVAVLDLGIKNSILKNLISRGVYCEVFPAKSTFEDLKSFNPDGYFISNGPGDPSVMDYAVETVKEILKEDKPLFGICLGHQILARACGIGTYKMHHGHRGLNHPILNLGTGKSEITSQNHGFVVSAEDIEKSDKVEVTHRHLNDDTVAGIKVKGKNAFSVQYHPEASPGPHDSRYLFDQFIELMKSKK
- the rplQ gene encoding 50S ribosomal protein L17, with the translated sequence MRHGKKFNHLGRTAPHRSAMLSNMASSLISNKRITTTVAKARALRKYVEPILTKAKDDTTHSRRVVFSYLNDKDSVKELFDEVATKIADRPGGYTRILKLGNRLGDNADMCIIELVDYNELMLEEKGAKKSKTRRSRRGGSSKKDDAPKAEATEAKSEKKEEPKAEAVEEVEAKAEEAKEEPKAEEPKAEAKEEKKDEEKDN
- a CDS encoding DNA-directed RNA polymerase subunit alpha, producing the protein MSILAFQMPDKVAMEKADDFHGIFTFKPLEKGYGVTIGNALRRILLSSLEGHAITGIKVPGVLHEFSTIEGVVEDVSEIILNLKMVRFKKIGDSFDNKITVSIKNQKEFKAGDISNFTSAFEVLNPDLVICNLDDSVDFEIELSVDKGRGYLPAEENKPAEQVFGFIPIDAIFTPIKNVKYSVENTRVEQKTDYEQLVLDIETDGSIHPEKALEGAAHILIQHFMLFSDKSIELETERAGEIEQVDEEMLHMRKLLKTQLNDLDLSVRAYNCLKAADVKTLGDLVRLEISDMMKFRNFGKKSLAELEQLVQDKNLTFGMDLSKYKLDEE
- the rpsD gene encoding 30S ribosomal protein S4, translated to MARYRGPKAKIARRFNEPIFGPSKAVAKKAYPPGQHGRSRRRKQSEYAIQLMEKQKAKYTYGVLEKQFANIFKKASRKSGVTGEILLQMLEARLDNTVFRLGIAPTRRAARQLVLHKHITVNGEIVNVPSVSLRIGDVVAVRERSKSLEAVTDSLATNGAKRFPWLEFDASELAGKVVSVPQRDDIPENINEQLIVELYSK
- the rpsK gene encoding 30S ribosomal protein S11; this translates as MAQKRKDKAKKRVVAVEAIGQAHIKASFNNIIISMTNTTGQVISWASAGKMGFKGSKKNTPYAAQMAAQDCAQKAYDLGLRKVEVLVKGPGAGRESAIRTIQNTGIEVTMIKDVTPLPHNGCRPPKRRRV
- the rpsM gene encoding 30S ribosomal protein S13, with the protein product MARIAGVDIPDNKRGVIALTYIFGIGRSTAQNILEQAGVDPNKKAQDWTDDESTAIRNIISENHKVEGVLKSEVQLSIKRLLDIGCYRGLRHRKGLPVRGQRTKNNSRTRKGKRKTVANKKKATK
- the ykgO gene encoding type B 50S ribosomal protein L36; amino-acid sequence: MKVKASVKKRSADCKVIRRNGKVYVINKKNPRFKQRQG
- the infA gene encoding translation initiation factor IF-1, with amino-acid sequence MAKQQSIEQDGTITEALSNAMFRVELENGHEVIAHISGKMRMNYIKILPGDKVKLEMSPYDLTKGRIVYRYK
- the map gene encoding type I methionyl aminopeptidase, which translates into the protein MIHYKTREQVELIKESAQILGKAHGEVAKHVKPGVKTIELDRIAEEFIRDHGGVPSFKNFNGFPASLCISLNENVVHGFPSDYELKEGDIISVDCGVFFKGFHSDSAYTYPVGKVNDETLKLLKVTKESLYKGIEKAVCGNRIGDIASAIQKHVEPFGYGIVRELVGHGIGEELHESPEVPNYGKPGRGPKLNDGLVIAIEPMINLGSKSVVQEDDGWTIRTADRKPSAHFEHTVAIFKEGTEVLTTHKYIEENFKF
- the secY gene encoding preprotein translocase subunit SecY; the encoded protein is MKKFFTTIKNIFSIEDLRIRILNTIGFLMIFRLGSFIVLPGVDPDALGSGATGGIFDLLNTFLGGSFSRASIFALGIMPYISASIVIQLLTVAVPYFQKLQKEGESGRKRLTQITRFLTIAITAAQGGSYLAVTIPAEAIMYSAAFFQVASMVILVAGTMFCMWLGERITDKGIGNGISMLIMIGIISRFPGSIVSEMMTRGMSGALMFVLEIVALFFVVMATVMLTQAARRIPIQYAKQVIGNKLYGGKRDYIPLKVNASGVMPIIFAQALMFIPSMIAGLWQDSDIGAYIGSTFADPYSWQYNLVFGLLILVFTFFYTAITVNPNDIADNLKRNGGFIPGIKPGKQTSEFIDQILTKITLPGSIFLAIVAILPAFAVQAGVSGNFAQFFGGTSLIIMVGVILDTLQQIESYLLMRHYEGMMKSGKVKGRSQIAAA
- the rplO gene encoding 50S ribosomal protein L15, giving the protein MKLNTLKPAEGSVKGKKRIGRGQGSGKGGTSTRGHKGAQSRSGYSKKKGFEGGQMPLQRRVPKFGFTSPNRIEYRAINLSTLEELVGKTKAKAIDLQLLVDNGLAHKNDVVKILGNGELKSKVDVTAHAFSATAAKAIEAAGGKATTL